Proteins encoded together in one Thermococcus gammatolerans EJ3 window:
- a CDS encoding pentapeptide repeat-containing protein has product MRCAYEYSHSVKECPREAVGDLPYCIFHLPEGGKDFEGAMLEDEDLEEAYLSEANLRGARLSGANLRWADLSDATLDNADLSWASLVGADLSGASAREADFTRADLRDADLSAAVLEGANLSLADLRGTNLIRANLRGVDLYGAILDETNVLGTDLRGARLYGASLKNVRNLENALIDVEAVEEREGDRLVGEGNLGEAIASYKKALSVYLVLKEAFRRGGLYDKASAYSVGEWRVRGKLQRVAHLSPDPEEVRDFVPLSSRTGKRWLIFIEGKLRWLANVLYRLTSNYGESPWRIFVSTVFIIALYSFLYWITGAVGSSSMVECLYFSVVTFTTVGYGDVTPLPGYRLLAGSEAFIGAFLMAFFVVVMSRKLIR; this is encoded by the coding sequence TTGAGGTGCGCCTATGAATACTCCCACTCGGTGAAGGAATGCCCGAGAGAGGCCGTGGGTGATCTGCCCTACTGCATCTTCCACCTCCCGGAGGGGGGAAAGGACTTCGAGGGAGCGATGCTGGAAGATGAAGACCTGGAGGAGGCCTACCTCAGCGAGGCGAACCTCAGGGGTGCCAGGCTCAGCGGTGCAAACCTTCGGTGGGCCGACCTGAGCGATGCGACACTCGACAACGCAGACCTCAGCTGGGCGTCCCTCGTTGGGGCGGATTTGAGCGGTGCGAGTGCCCGGGAAGCGGACTTCACCCGGGCGGATTTGAGGGACGCCGACCTCTCGGCGGCCGTTCTGGAGGGGGCCAACCTATCACTCGCGGATCTCAGGGGCACCAACCTGATCAGGGCGAACCTCAGGGGGGTTGACCTGTACGGGGCGATTCTCGACGAGACCAACGTTCTGGGTACGGACCTGAGGGGGGCGAGGCTCTATGGGGCTTCCCTGAAGAACGTCAGAAACCTCGAAAACGCCCTCATCGACGTTGAAGCCGTTGAGGAGAGGGAAGGTGACAGGCTGGTGGGGGAGGGCAACTTAGGGGAGGCCATTGCATCCTACAAAAAGGCCTTGTCGGTTTACCTTGTGCTGAAGGAGGCCTTCAGGCGGGGCGGACTCTACGACAAGGCGAGTGCATATTCCGTTGGGGAGTGGAGGGTTCGCGGAAAGCTCCAGAGGGTGGCCCATCTCTCCCCCGACCCGGAGGAGGTTCGGGATTTCGTTCCCCTCTCCTCCAGAACGGGAAAGAGGTGGCTGATTTTCATAGAGGGCAAGCTCAGATGGCTGGCAAACGTGCTCTACCGTCTCACGTCGAACTACGGGGAAAGTCCCTGGAGAATCTTCGTCTCCACGGTGTTCATCATCGCGCTCTACTCGTTCCTGTACTGGATAACCGGGGCGGTGGGGAGCTCATCGATGGTGGAGTGCCTTTACTTCAGCGTGGTGACCTTCACCACAGTCGGGTACGGAGACGTGACGCCGCTCCCCGGCTACAGACTGCTGGCCGGGAGCGAAGCCTTCATAGGAGCGTTCCTGATGGCGTTTTTCGTTGTTGTGATGAGCAGAAAGCTGATCCGTTAG
- a CDS encoding protein kinase domain-containing protein, which produces MPYWAKTYGPGVAKAVAVDKNGDIIVAGYVEKDDKDDGFVARLDRDGNVKWFKVYDTGSKKEYKWDRFKDVKIASNGDIIVVGDTDSFGAGGEDVWVLRLDSNGKVKWQKTYGGPDHDYANAVAIAENGDIIVAGETRSFGVGEIKRWGFTSNVWVLRLDSQGNVKWQKMYGGSDDDEANAVAVAPNGDIIVAGHTSSFDGAWLLCLDKHGNVKWQKVYKVPQEWAGFYSVSVLPNGDIVVGGRVTLEEENEKLVLPWILKLDSNGNIKWQKSYKGDSEDPSDKVSITTLPDGSIVVATWTWEFSAGVPNVWVLRLDKNGNVKWQKTFSKGDDDKANAVAITPNEDIIVAGRTYSTGTGENIWLLRLPPDGNLPGCDFCNDSNAQVMDTNAEVHNTHCEVLSGVRKYQVEVEEGLIFKKKRKEWRTEKAPLVVMNSKATVKSLKITPEVQYYFNPEIKQNIQNSISFNIPQLVEGADSIIKLTAKNDFTNSLKLSLDLSSNDFLDLETTNLEFPELKKGQKVSKSLVITPKYAGSFDFRVKIKAIADGIELETEKVIPVEVAERTAQAYAMPQTPATPPTPQPVTPTPTPSPAGVQLPADFPPQLAYKYADVELIGKGGFARVYKAKRKDGKVVAVKIPLSLDENTGKAFLREITNWLHLKHPNIVRLYDANILPIPFLEMEYCESSLEKLPKPLPVEVASYIVFNIAEGLKYAHSKGIIHRDLKPSNILLKNGTPKISDWGLSKVMTETHSTTLASFTPFYASPEQTSRRFGKPDHRSDIWQLGVIFYQLVTGRLPFEGDDLIEVVSRIATDEPIPPGELNPEAKDVEHIILTCLRKDMEERYQSVAELQFELATYLGVRYKRELKRSITVNDAPRAAFYAGKLMLMFLKMGDLKEAYKYASDLKFYARGELTKDVESLAEQIKLRLEEGLSFAGEELLAKAEVIAHKVSLGFGEV; this is translated from the coding sequence ATGCCGTACTGGGCCAAGACGTACGGGCCGGGCGTTGCTAAAGCCGTTGCGGTTGATAAGAACGGGGATATTATTGTGGCTGGGTATGTGGAGAAAGACGACAAGGACGACGGTTTCGTCGCCCGACTGGACAGGGACGGGAATGTGAAGTGGTTCAAAGTATACGATACTGGAAGTAAAAAAGAATATAAATGGGATAGATTCAAAGATGTTAAGATTGCGTCAAATGGGGACATTATTGTAGTGGGTGATACTGACAGCTTTGGTGCTGGAGGTGAAGATGTTTGGGTTCTCAGGCTTGATTCTAATGGCAAAGTGAAGTGGCAGAAAACTTATGGGGGTCCTGATCATGATTACGCCAATGCCGTTGCAATTGCAGAGAATGGAGATATTATCGTTGCAGGTGAAACCAGAAGCTTTGGAGTTGGAGAAATTAAACGGTGGGGATTTACTTCAAACGTTTGGGTTCTTCGGTTAGATAGCCAGGGTAATGTTAAGTGGCAGAAAATGTACGGTGGGAGCGACGACGATGAGGCTAACGCGGTTGCCGTTGCTCCAAACGGTGACATCATCGTGGCAGGCCACACTTCCAGCTTTGATGGAGCTTGGCTCTTGTGTCTTGATAAGCACGGCAACGTAAAATGGCAGAAGGTATACAAAGTGCCTCAAGAATGGGCAGGATTTTATTCCGTTAGCGTTCTACCGAATGGAGACATTGTAGTTGGGGGCCGAGTCACTTTGGAGGAAGAGAATGAAAAACTAGTACTGCCGTGGATTCTTAAATTGGATTCAAATGGAAACATTAAATGGCAGAAATCCTACAAAGGTGATAGTGAGGATCCAAGTGACAAAGTTAGCATTACCACTTTACCAGATGGAAGTATTGTTGTCGCTACTTGGACTTGGGAATTCAGTGCTGGCGTGCCTAATGTTTGGGTTCTGAGGCTTGATAAGAATGGAAACGTGAAATGGCAAAAAACATTCAGTAAAGGTGATGATGATAAGGCCAATGCGGTTGCAATAACTCCCAATGAGGACATTATCGTTGCAGGCAGGACTTACAGCACTGGCACTGGTGAGAATATTTGGCTTCTCCGCCTTCCACCAGACGGAAACCTGCCTGGCTGTGACTTCTGCAATGATTCAAACGCCCAAGTAATGGACACTAACGCTGAGGTTCATAACACTCACTGCGAAGTTCTGAGCGGTGTGAGAAAATACCAGGTTGAAGTGGAGGAAGGCTTAATCTTTAAGAAGAAACGAAAGGAGTGGCGCACAGAAAAAGCTCCCTTAGTGGTTATGAACTCAAAAGCGACAGTCAAATCACTAAAAATAACCCCAGAGGTTCAGTATTACTTTAATCCAGAAATAAAACAAAACATCCAGAACTCCATCTCCTTCAACATTCCCCAGCTCGTCGAAGGCGCCGACTCAATCATTAAGCTCACAGCCAAAAACGACTTCACGAACTCCCTCAAACTCTCCCTCGATTTAAGCTCCAACGACTTCCTTGACCTTGAAACCACAAACCTCGAATTCCCCGAGCTGAAGAAGGGCCAGAAGGTCTCAAAGAGCCTCGTGATAACACCGAAGTACGCCGGGAGCTTCGATTTCCGCGTCAAAATCAAAGCCATAGCCGACGGCATCGAGCTTGAGACCGAGAAGGTAATCCCGGTCGAAGTCGCCGAGAGGACGGCTCAGGCCTACGCCATGCCTCAAACTCCAGCAACACCACCAACACCCCAGCCAGTAACCCCAACTCCAACACCCTCCCCCGCTGGAGTTCAGCTCCCAGCAGATTTCCCGCCCCAGCTGGCATACAAATACGCCGACGTCGAGCTGATAGGCAAAGGTGGCTTCGCTCGCGTGTATAAGGCCAAACGCAAGGACGGCAAAGTTGTGGCAGTAAAAATCCCGCTCAGCCTCGACGAGAACACTGGCAAAGCCTTCCTCAGGGAAATAACCAACTGGCTCCACCTCAAGCATCCGAACATCGTCCGCCTGTACGATGCGAACATCCTCCCGATTCCCTTCCTTGAGATGGAGTACTGCGAATCCTCGCTCGAAAAGCTCCCCAAGCCTTTACCCGTTGAGGTTGCCTCATACATCGTCTTCAACATAGCGGAAGGCCTGAAGTACGCGCATTCAAAGGGCATAATCCACCGCGACCTGAAGCCCTCAAACATTCTCCTCAAAAATGGCACGCCAAAAATCTCCGACTGGGGACTGAGCAAGGTAATGACGGAAACCCATTCAACGACTTTAGCCAGCTTCACGCCCTTCTACGCCTCTCCCGAGCAGACTTCAAGGCGTTTCGGAAAGCCCGACCACAGGAGCGACATCTGGCAGCTCGGTGTCATCTTCTACCAGCTCGTCACTGGAAGGCTTCCCTTCGAAGGAGACGACCTGATTGAGGTCGTCTCAAGGATAGCCACCGACGAGCCGATTCCGCCGGGCGAGCTCAACCCCGAGGCAAAGGACGTCGAGCACATAATCCTCACCTGCCTGCGGAAGGACATGGAGGAGCGCTACCAGAGCGTTGCGGAGCTTCAGTTCGAGCTGGCTACCTATCTCGGCGTGCGCTATAAGAGAGAGCTGAAGCGCTCAATAACCGTAAACGACGCCCCGAGGGCGGCCTTCTACGCGGGCAAGCTGATGCTGATGTTCCTCAAGATGGGGGACCTCAAGGAGGCATACAAGTACGCAAGCGACCTGAAGTTCTACGCGCGCGGAGAGCTCACAAAGGACGTGGAAAGCTTGGCGGAGCAGATTAAGCTCAGACTTGAGGAAGGCCTGAGCTTCGCCGGTGAGGAGCTCTTAGCGAAGGCCGAGGTAATAGCACACAAGGTGAGCCTGGGGTTTGGGGAGGTGTAA
- a CDS encoding ATP-binding protein: protein MKPVTISETSDKKYWIKRYEFKGMEAEANAVALMPNGDIVIAGSIESKGKDAKSSGLVARLDREGNVKWVRILGGGKGDRFNDVKVAPNGDIVIVGTTWSFVSGWKDIKSRIWVLRLDSSGNIKWQKTYGGSKDAKFERANAVALASNGDIIVAGYTESFSSDGKDVWILKLDSNGNVIWQKTYSGSGSDWAFTVAIAPNGDIIVAGWTNSFGVNGWNVWILKVLKKLRLIRNGKVTRALILLFGKDPQEFFPQAKVRVGRFKGSEILDSVNVEGNLFEQVEGAVNAIKKHMSRRYVIKGLVREEVWDYPLEAVREAVVNAVMHKDYRMPEEVQIKVLDDRIIFWNPGGLPVGLTEEDLYREHPSKPRNRLIAEVFHLAGYVEKWGSGTLRILRAFEDAKLPRPEFKEAFGGFQVVFYRDWLTEERLRELGLNERQVKAVLYVKEKGSITNREYREMFGVSKETAKRDLKELVDAGIFKKIGETGRSVRYILKGSNES from the coding sequence ATGAAGCCCGTTACAATTTCGGAAACGTCTGATAAGAAGTACTGGATAAAAAGGTATGAGTTTAAAGGAATGGAAGCTGAAGCTAACGCTGTTGCCCTGATGCCGAATGGCGACATAGTAATTGCCGGGAGCATTGAGTCAAAGGGAAAGGACGCCAAATCAAGCGGGCTGGTTGCGAGGCTTGACAGGGAAGGGAACGTGAAGTGGGTTAGGATTCTTGGTGGGGGTAAAGGAGATCGGTTCAATGATGTGAAGGTTGCCCCGAATGGGGATATAGTTATTGTAGGAACTACTTGGAGTTTTGTATCTGGATGGAAGGACATCAAATCAAGAATCTGGGTTCTAAGATTAGACAGTAGTGGTAATATTAAGTGGCAGAAAACTTACGGAGGCTCTAAAGATGCCAAATTTGAGCGGGCTAATGCGGTTGCTTTAGCGTCAAACGGAGATATCATAGTAGCAGGCTACACTGAAAGCTTCAGTTCTGATGGTAAAGATGTTTGGATCCTCAAGCTAGATTCCAATGGCAATGTTATCTGGCAGAAGACTTACAGTGGAAGTGGCAGTGATTGGGCTTTCACGGTCGCTATAGCTCCGAACGGGGACATTATCGTGGCAGGCTGGACTAACAGCTTCGGAGTTAATGGCTGGAATGTTTGGATTCTAAAGGTTCTCAAAAAGCTCAGGCTGATTAGGAACGGAAAGGTTACGAGAGCCCTGATACTGCTCTTCGGCAAAGACCCTCAGGAGTTCTTCCCGCAGGCGAAGGTCAGGGTTGGGAGATTTAAGGGCAGTGAAATTCTTGATTCGGTTAACGTTGAAGGAAACCTCTTCGAGCAGGTCGAGGGAGCGGTGAATGCAATAAAGAAGCACATGAGCAGGAGGTACGTGATAAAGGGGCTGGTGAGGGAAGAGGTCTGGGACTACCCGCTTGAGGCCGTGAGGGAAGCGGTGGTAAACGCGGTGATGCACAAGGACTACAGGATGCCCGAGGAGGTGCAGATAAAGGTTCTCGACGACAGGATAATCTTCTGGAACCCGGGTGGTCTTCCGGTCGGTCTGACCGAGGAAGACCTCTACCGCGAGCACCCATCGAAGCCGAGGAACAGGCTTATCGCCGAGGTTTTCCACTTAGCGGGATACGTTGAGAAGTGGGGAAGCGGGACGCTGAGGATTCTGAGGGCATTTGAGGATGCCAAACTGCCGAGACCGGAATTTAAGGAGGCCTTCGGCGGCTTTCAGGTGGTTTTCTACAGGGACTGGCTGACCGAGGAGAGACTGAGGGAGCTCGGACTGAACGAGAGGCAGGTTAAAGCCGTTCTCTACGTCAAGGAGAAGGGAAGCATAACGAACAGGGAGTACAGGGAGATGTTTGGGGTTTCAAAGGAGACTGCCAAGCGGGATTTGAAAGAACTGGTTGATGCTGGGATATTTAAGAAAATAGGAGAAACTGGAAGGAGTGTTAGGTATATCCTAAAGGGGTCAAACGAGTCATAA
- a CDS encoding toll/interleukin-1 receptor domain-containing protein, whose translation MEKDFEIFLSYYTRTGLDYAEELKKALRDNGWKAFLAHHNILPGEHWKDIIFNYVLPHIKYFILLYTPGAETRKWTREEYKYAKRLGKTIIACVYMPVGESVGNILTRIEPAFPGISEKQVIEWRDKSELNSKVILTLERYQKRRLVIGHLSQTRDVIQPKGNSQNYHVDHQDITLLVEMAILEAKANKKMELVKTLQKLHLYTTIHRTKMEALIDYLKIYIREDLQISPEFIRELEIVLHEVVLERESSTQKRSGVKE comes from the coding sequence ATGGAGAAAGACTTCGAGATATTCCTCAGCTACTACACGAGAACGGGTTTAGATTATGCAGAAGAGCTCAAAAAGGCGTTGAGAGACAATGGATGGAAAGCATTCTTGGCACACCACAATATCCTTCCTGGGGAACACTGGAAGGACATAATTTTCAACTATGTTCTACCTCATATCAAATACTTCATCCTACTATACACTCCAGGTGCTGAAACAAGAAAATGGACCAGAGAAGAATACAAATACGCCAAGAGACTGGGAAAAACCATAATCGCATGTGTGTATATGCCAGTGGGGGAGAGTGTTGGGAATATCCTCACCCGTATTGAGCCAGCATTTCCCGGAATCTCTGAGAAACAGGTAATTGAATGGAGGGATAAATCTGAGTTGAACTCAAAAGTAATCTTGACGTTGGAGAGATATCAAAAAAGAAGACTAGTTATTGGACATTTGTCCCAAACTCGGGATGTAATACAACCAAAAGGCAATTCTCAAAATTACCATGTAGATCATCAAGATATAACCTTGCTCGTTGAGATGGCCATTCTTGAAGCCAAAGCGAACAAAAAAATGGAGCTTGTTAAAACCCTACAGAAACTACACCTTTACACAACAATCCATAGAACCAAGATGGAAGCTCTGATTGATTACCTGAAAATCTACATAAGAGAAGATCTCCAAATCAGTCCTGAATTCATTAGGGAGCTAGAGATTGTTCTTCACGAGGTAGTCTTAGAGCGGGAATCTTCTACCCAGAAACGTTCGGGGGTGAAAGAATGA
- a CDS encoding ATP-binding protein, which translates to MFVNRKRELEFLERKWGENGAQLIIIYGRRRVGKTMLLKEFLEGKKGVYFLATADSMGENVKGLADKFGELTGRGYFREVKDFGRLFLYLGDEIKNQRIAVVLDEFQYLMSLEPGILSVLQKVWDEHLKDTEIFLVLCGSSIGLMERVMEYKSPLYGRRTGQWKVEPFDIRGIAEMLPEGSMEELVKVYAVFGGVPFYLDLVKDLRVEDAIREKVLRKGEVLYEEPEFLLREQLREPRVYKLILKGLALGYETLGELVSFTGLDRGNLSKYLDVLERLDIVSYELPYGKRKRGRYYIKDNFFNFWFRFVYPNLADLELGLLDEVWAKIERELNAYYGRMFERLIREMLRQKIIDLEQRRVARWWHKGKEVDTVAELDDGLLFAEVKWSELKRKEAKRILEELKEKAERFEGKKRFLLIAKRIDGKTGEMMDLDDLERLVRG; encoded by the coding sequence GTGTTCGTGAACAGGAAGCGGGAGCTTGAGTTCCTCGAAAGGAAGTGGGGGGAAAATGGTGCACAGCTGATAATAATCTACGGGCGCAGAAGGGTAGGTAAGACGATGCTCCTCAAGGAGTTTCTGGAGGGTAAGAAGGGCGTTTACTTCCTCGCCACCGCCGATTCAATGGGCGAGAACGTTAAAGGACTTGCCGATAAGTTCGGGGAGCTGACCGGAAGAGGATACTTCAGGGAGGTTAAAGACTTTGGAAGGCTCTTCCTTTATCTTGGGGATGAAATAAAAAACCAGAGGATCGCCGTCGTTCTGGACGAGTTTCAATATTTGATGAGCCTTGAACCGGGAATTTTGAGCGTTCTCCAAAAGGTTTGGGATGAGCACCTTAAGGATACAGAGATATTTCTCGTGCTCTGTGGTTCTTCAATAGGATTGATGGAGCGGGTCATGGAGTACAAGAGTCCGCTCTACGGGAGAAGAACAGGGCAGTGGAAGGTTGAGCCCTTTGACATAAGAGGCATAGCTGAGATGCTTCCCGAGGGGAGCATGGAGGAGCTCGTAAAGGTCTATGCGGTCTTCGGCGGCGTTCCATTCTACCTCGACCTCGTGAAAGATTTGAGGGTTGAAGATGCCATAAGGGAGAAGGTTCTGAGGAAGGGCGAAGTCCTCTACGAGGAGCCCGAGTTTCTCCTGCGGGAGCAGCTGAGGGAGCCGAGGGTTTACAAGCTGATTCTCAAGGGACTTGCCCTCGGTTACGAAACGCTCGGGGAGCTCGTGAGCTTTACCGGTCTTGACAGGGGGAACCTTTCCAAATACCTTGACGTCCTTGAGAGGCTCGACATAGTTAGTTACGAGCTCCCATACGGGAAGAGGAAGAGGGGGCGCTACTACATCAAGGACAACTTCTTCAACTTCTGGTTCCGCTTCGTGTATCCCAACTTAGCTGATTTGGAGCTCGGCTTGCTTGATGAGGTCTGGGCGAAGATTGAGCGGGAGCTCAACGCCTACTACGGGAGGATGTTTGAGAGACTTATACGGGAGATGCTCCGCCAGAAAATAATTGACCTCGAGCAGAGAAGGGTCGCAAGATGGTGGCACAAGGGCAAAGAGGTGGATACTGTGGCGGAGCTTGATGATGGTCTGCTCTTCGCTGAGGTGAAGTGGAGTGAGCTGAAGAGGAAGGAGGCCAAGAGGATTCTTGAAGAGCTGAAGGAAAAGGCGGAGCGCTTTGAGGGCAAAAAGAGGTTTCTGCTCATCGCCAAGAGGATTGATGGCAAAACTGGAGAGATGATGGATTTGGATGATTTGGAAAGGCTGGTTAGGGGGTGA
- a CDS encoding ATP-binding protein has protein sequence MFVDRRKELGVLEGVLKSLMRGEKLNIAVIGPRRIGKTELLLKFKEIHEGKTGCIIPYLNVQRTGSVESFKFAYLRELLYEAAKKKGVNVERSRLVDWDGLLVLGAKLGVEEEVAAVKRGSVGELFELQEEILKKLDLKAIFILDEFQDTVRFSNFLEIMRSTVEKQRAIAYVISGSAVRMMEEILSPEKPFFGQFRRLYLGGLPKEDSIELAKAMLGDVKASNAALELIHRLTGGNPFYISAVCRRLAEEGFERAGSRKVYTAFLTELLSESGDIYSHLDYVFNESLSRAYKGAVHREILLILAREEGLTLSEISKRLGKPSGEISNYMKFLLRTDLITKENNRYYFTDKLMRFWLAKTYLGITELELRREKLLKELVAELEEKYLKAKTELGKAAEFMVREELGKRFGVKFEPYRRGDVEFDGVAFGGKTYVLEIKWRNRPVGAKDVERFARKARAEFREPVMVMFSRSGFTEKAQKVAERLGVVLVEDKML, from the coding sequence ATGTTCGTGGACAGGAGAAAGGAGCTGGGAGTACTGGAGGGTGTGCTGAAATCCCTAATGAGGGGGGAGAAGCTCAACATAGCGGTGATAGGGCCGAGAAGGATAGGCAAGACCGAACTGCTCCTGAAGTTCAAGGAAATCCACGAAGGCAAAACTGGATGTATAATCCCCTACCTCAACGTCCAGAGGACTGGAAGCGTTGAATCGTTTAAGTTTGCCTACCTACGGGAGTTGCTTTACGAAGCGGCGAAAAAGAAGGGAGTTAACGTCGAAAGGAGCAGGCTGGTGGACTGGGACGGCCTGCTCGTTCTCGGGGCGAAGCTCGGGGTTGAGGAGGAAGTGGCGGCGGTAAAGAGGGGTTCAGTCGGCGAGCTCTTCGAACTGCAGGAGGAAATCCTCAAAAAGCTCGATTTAAAAGCCATCTTTATCCTCGACGAGTTTCAGGATACCGTGAGGTTCTCAAACTTCCTTGAAATCATGCGCTCCACCGTCGAAAAGCAGAGGGCGATTGCCTACGTTATCTCGGGCTCCGCCGTGAGGATGATGGAGGAGATACTCTCGCCGGAGAAGCCCTTTTTCGGACAGTTCAGGCGGCTCTACCTTGGCGGTCTGCCGAAGGAGGATTCAATCGAACTGGCAAAGGCGATGCTGGGCGATGTTAAGGCGAGCAATGCCGCCCTTGAGCTGATACACCGGCTTACAGGTGGGAACCCCTTCTACATCTCGGCGGTCTGCAGGCGGCTCGCGGAGGAGGGGTTTGAGAGGGCTGGGAGCAGGAAGGTTTATACGGCATTCCTCACCGAGCTGCTGAGCGAGAGCGGCGACATCTACAGCCACCTCGACTACGTCTTCAACGAGTCGCTCTCCAGGGCATACAAGGGAGCCGTCCACAGGGAGATACTGCTCATACTCGCCAGGGAGGAAGGGCTCACCCTCTCGGAGATATCGAAGAGGCTTGGAAAGCCGAGCGGGGAGATTTCAAACTACATGAAGTTCCTCCTGAGAACGGACTTGATAACGAAGGAGAACAACCGCTACTACTTCACCGATAAGCTCATGCGCTTCTGGCTCGCAAAAACGTACCTCGGCATAACCGAGCTTGAGCTGAGGAGGGAGAAGCTGCTCAAGGAGCTGGTGGCGGAGCTTGAGGAGAAGTACCTCAAAGCCAAGACGGAACTCGGAAAGGCGGCCGAGTTCATGGTCAGGGAAGAGCTCGGGAAACGCTTTGGAGTGAAGTTCGAGCCCTACAGGAGGGGCGACGTTGAATTCGACGGCGTTGCCTTTGGCGGGAAGACCTACGTCCTCGAAATAAAGTGGAGGAACAGACCCGTTGGAGCGAAGGACGTGGAGAGGTTCGCCAGGAAGGCGAGGGCAGAGTTCAGGGAACCGGTTATGGTTATGTTCTCCCGCTCGGGCTTCACGGAAAAGGCCCAGAAGGTCGCAGAAAGACTGGGGGTGGTTCTGGTTGAGGATAAAATGCTGTAG
- a CDS encoding serine/threonine protein kinase, whose amino-acid sequence MPRKKSLGEDFLGRLIVSVFLVYLLGGFGLLISIFIFMPLIREVVRELERSGFPRVGDVLTSIALPTLLRRGLIFEARELRAGNEGKLKVGFRNSSSRLMEVEINLERFNRYGEVSPARLRFSLGPGEMEYSFVRFTPRSGGTLTVNLEVRSGSTRVKVPVVMEVKGRKSREEKAYEVPITEEDKGEDYGVPNLRLLFSRYTEVEPIGAGGFARVYRAKRKDGKIVALKIPHYLTEQAGRTFLREVAVWSGLKHRNIVELYDANIVPVPYLEMEYCEGSLAGLKKPLHWEKVAEIAFGICDGLKYAHSREIIHRDLKPSNILIKNGTPKISDWGLSKVLTESGSTTTSFTPLYAAPEQISPSRFGKTDERTDIWQLGVLMYELVTGKVPFEGEDFVEIAGKIVMDEPTPPSELNPDSKPLEPVIMKCLAKRKEERYQSVKELQRDLANLLGGRYREELRKSVDFSRSAYYAGQLLILHMKLGDTKEALKYAIDMKRYARGDARKELERLIEELEVRLREGLPVPEELVERAEVLVHEIGRA is encoded by the coding sequence ATGCCACGAAAAAAAAGTCTCGGAGAGGACTTCCTCGGCCGCCTCATCGTCTCAGTTTTCCTCGTGTACCTCCTTGGAGGATTTGGTTTACTCATCTCGATCTTCATATTCATGCCGCTTATCCGCGAGGTCGTCCGGGAGCTTGAGAGATCCGGCTTTCCCCGAGTTGGGGACGTTCTCACTTCCATTGCCCTCCCGACCCTGCTAAGGAGGGGTCTGATATTCGAGGCCCGCGAGCTCAGGGCCGGAAACGAGGGGAAGCTCAAGGTGGGTTTTAGAAACAGCTCCTCTCGGCTGATGGAGGTTGAGATCAACCTCGAACGCTTCAACAGGTACGGCGAGGTTTCTCCGGCCAGGCTGAGGTTCTCGCTGGGGCCGGGAGAGATGGAGTACTCGTTCGTCAGGTTCACCCCAAGGAGCGGGGGAACGCTCACGGTGAATCTCGAGGTGAGATCCGGAAGCACGAGGGTTAAGGTTCCAGTTGTGATGGAGGTTAAGGGAAGAAAAAGCAGGGAGGAAAAAGCTTACGAAGTCCCGATAACCGAGGAGGACAAAGGAGAGGACTACGGTGTTCCAAACCTCCGACTCCTCTTCTCCCGCTACACGGAGGTTGAGCCCATAGGGGCGGGAGGCTTCGCGAGGGTTTACAGGGCCAAAAGAAAGGACGGCAAAATCGTGGCCCTCAAAATTCCCCATTACCTAACCGAGCAGGCAGGTCGGACGTTTCTGCGTGAGGTGGCCGTTTGGAGCGGACTTAAGCACAGGAACATCGTTGAACTCTACGACGCCAACATAGTCCCGGTTCCGTACCTTGAGATGGAATACTGCGAGGGCTCCCTCGCTGGGTTGAAGAAGCCCCTCCACTGGGAGAAGGTCGCGGAAATTGCCTTTGGTATCTGCGATGGTCTTAAGTATGCCCATTCAAGGGAGATAATCCACCGCGATTTGAAGCCCTCAAACATCCTTATCAAGAACGGGACCCCAAAAATCTCCGATTGGGGACTGAGCAAAGTTTTAACGGAGAGCGGTTCCACAACGACGTCCTTCACACCCCTTTACGCCGCTCCGGAGCAGATAAGCCCGTCCCGCTTTGGAAAAACCGACGAGAGAACCGATATCTGGCAGCTCGGCGTTCTCATGTACGAACTCGTCACGGGGAAGGTTCCCTTTGAGGGTGAGGACTTCGTCGAGATAGCCGGGAAGATAGTAATGGACGAACCGACGCCGCCGAGCGAGCTTAATCCCGATTCAAAGCCCCTCGAACCTGTGATAATGAAGTGCCTTGCAAAGAGGAAGGAGGAGCGCTACCAGTCGGTTAAGGAGCTTCAGAGGGATCTAGCCAATCTGCTCGGCGGCAGATACCGCGAGGAACTCAGGAAGAGCGTTGATTTCTCGCGTTCGGCCTACTACGCCGGTCAGCTTCTCATCCTCCACATGAAGCTCGGCGACACAAAGGAGGCCCTCAAATATGCCATCGATATGAAAAGGTACGCAAGAGGAGATGCGAGGAAAGAACTCGAAAGGCTCATTGAAGAGCTGGAAGTCCGGCTCAGGGAGGGACTGCCGGTTCCAGAGGAGCTCGTTGAGCGCGCGGAGGTGCTCGTGCATGAGATTGGTAGAGCATAA